The following coding sequences lie in one Streptomyces venezuelae genomic window:
- a CDS encoding Stp1/IreP family PP2C-type Ser/Thr phosphatase, giving the protein MSLSLRFAAGSHKGMIREGNEDSGYAGPRLLAIADGMGGQAAGEVASSEVISTLVTLDDDVPGSDILTSLGTAVQRANDQLRMMVEEDPQLEGMGTTLTALLWTGQRLGLVHVGDSRAYLLRDGVLTQITQDHTWVQRLVDEGRITEEEATTHPQRSLLMRALGSGDHVEPDLSIREVRAGDRYLICSDGLSGVVSHQTMEDALASYQGPQETVQELIQLALRGGGPDNITVIVADVLDIDSGDTLAGQLSDTPVVVGAVAENQLQSQDDGAMQTPAGRASGLGRPVPPQAPQGGGGFGPPGSGDTAGYVPEGSFGAYGDEDFVKPGGGRKWLKRSLYGVLALAVIGGGLYGGYRWTQTQYYVGTKDEHVALYRGIDQDLAWVSLSKVEKDHPEVELKYLPPYQRKQVEANIVEDSLDEAKSKIDELSLQATACKKDAERREVERQNNAKTGEGEAGGSTGLRTAPSPDPTSPGGDARTDKNDKNNPTDKNKSKTAPTPTPGPSLSEDEQKLVPLCGKQ; this is encoded by the coding sequence ATGAGTCTGTCTTTGCGCTTCGCCGCCGGATCGCACAAGGGCATGATCCGGGAGGGGAACGAGGACTCCGGTTACGCCGGCCCGCGTCTCCTCGCGATCGCCGACGGCATGGGGGGCCAGGCCGCGGGTGAGGTGGCGAGCTCCGAGGTCATCTCGACGCTCGTCACGCTCGACGACGACGTCCCGGGCTCGGACATCCTCACGTCGCTGGGCACCGCCGTGCAGCGGGCCAACGACCAGCTGCGCATGATGGTCGAGGAGGACCCCCAGCTCGAGGGCATGGGGACCACCCTGACCGCCCTCCTGTGGACGGGTCAGCGCCTCGGCCTCGTCCACGTCGGCGACTCGCGCGCGTACCTCCTGCGGGACGGCGTCCTGACGCAGATCACGCAGGACCACACCTGGGTGCAGCGCCTCGTCGACGAGGGCCGCATCACCGAGGAGGAGGCCACCACCCACCCGCAGCGGTCGCTCCTCATGCGCGCGCTGGGCAGCGGCGACCACGTGGAGCCCGATCTGTCGATCCGCGAAGTGCGCGCCGGCGACCGGTACTTGATCTGCTCGGACGGCCTCTCCGGAGTCGTGTCCCACCAGACCATGGAGGACGCCCTCGCGTCCTACCAGGGCCCCCAGGAGACCGTGCAGGAGCTCATCCAGCTCGCGCTGCGCGGCGGCGGCCCCGACAACATCACCGTGATCGTCGCCGACGTCCTGGACATCGACAGCGGCGACACCCTGGCGGGCCAGCTGTCCGACACCCCCGTGGTCGTCGGCGCGGTCGCCGAGAACCAGCTCCAGTCGCAGGACGACGGCGCGATGCAGACGCCCGCGGGCCGTGCGTCCGGCCTCGGCCGTCCGGTGCCGCCGCAGGCGCCCCAGGGCGGGGGCGGCTTCGGCCCGCCCGGCAGCGGCGACACCGCGGGGTACGTCCCCGAGGGCAGCTTCGGGGCGTACGGCGACGAGGACTTCGTGAAGCCCGGCGGCGGCCGCAAGTGGCTCAAGAGATCGCTTTACGGAGTGCTGGCCCTCGCCGTCATCGGCGGCGGTCTCTACGGCGGCTACCGCTGGACCCAGACGCAGTACTACGTGGGTACGAAGGACGAGCACGTGGCCCTGTACCGCGGCATCGACCAGGACCTCGCGTGGGTCAGCCTTTCGAAGGTCGAGAAGGATCACCCCGAGGTCGAACTCAAGTACCTGCCGCCGTACCAGCGCAAGCAGGTCGAGGCCAACATCGTCGAGGACAGTCTCGACGAGGCCAAGAGCAAGATCGACGAGCTGAGCCTGCAGGCCACCGCGTGCAAGAAGGACGCCGAGCGTCGCGAGGTCGAGCGCCAGAACAACGCCAAGACCGGCGAGGGCGAAGCGGGCGGCTCCACCGGACTGCGCACCGCGCCGTCCCCGGACCCGACCTCCCCCGGCGGCGACGCCAGGACCGACAAGAACGACAAGAACAACCCGACCGACAAGAATAAGTCCAAGACCGCACCGACTCCCACACCCGGCCCCAGCCTCTCCGAGGATGAGCAGAAGCTGGTCCCGCTGTGCGGTAAGCAGTAA
- a CDS encoding FHA domain-containing protein — protein sequence MSELTLTVMRLGFLAVLWLFVIVAVQVIRSDLFGTRVTQRGSRRERPQQAARQQQAAPPQQRQQQGGGGRSRRGAPTKLVVSEGILAGTTVALQGQTITLGRAHDSTIVLDDDYASSRHARIYPDRDGQWIVEDLGSTNGTYLDRTRLTSPTPIPLGTAIRIGKTVIELRK from the coding sequence ATGTCAGAGCTGACCCTGACGGTCATGCGGCTAGGTTTTCTGGCCGTTCTGTGGCTGTTCGTGATCGTGGCCGTCCAGGTCATCCGCAGCGACCTGTTCGGAACGCGCGTCACACAGCGCGGTTCCCGGCGCGAGCGGCCCCAGCAGGCCGCCCGCCAGCAGCAGGCCGCACCTCCCCAGCAGCGCCAACAGCAGGGCGGCGGCGGCCGCTCCCGGCGCGGCGCCCCCACGAAGCTGGTCGTCTCCGAGGGCATCCTCGCCGGGACGACGGTCGCGCTGCAGGGCCAGACCATCACGCTGGGCCGTGCGCACGACTCGACGATCGTGCTGGACGACGACTACGCCTCCAGCAGGCATGCCAGGATCTACCCGGACCGTGACGGCCAGTGGATCGTCGAGGATCTCGGGTCCACCAACGGCACGTATCTCGACCGGACCCGACTCACCAGCCCGACGCCCATTCCGCTGGGCACGGCGATCCGCATCGGCAAGACCGTCATCGAGCTGCGGAAGTAG
- a CDS encoding FhaA domain-containing protein gives MGVLKKFEQRLEGLVNGTFAKVFKSEVQPVEIAGALQRECDNNATIWNRERTVVPNDFIVELSAPDFERLSPYSGQLGDELSGMVRDYAKQQRYSFMGPIKVHLEKAEDLDTGLYRVRSRTLASSSSQAPERAPAGPGGPAAPGRGAGGGGGAAGGYPQPPSGAPGGAPPMPAAPPPGAGRPGGQSPAPNRPAGPGAGPLPGAQVRRWIEINGNRHQISRPTLVLGRSTDADVRIDDPGVSRRHCEIRTGTPSTIQDLGSTNGIVVDGQHTTRATLRDGSRIVVGQTTIVYRQAEG, from the coding sequence ATGGGAGTCCTGAAGAAGTTCGAGCAACGACTCGAAGGTCTGGTCAACGGCACCTTCGCCAAGGTGTTCAAGTCCGAGGTCCAGCCCGTCGAGATCGCCGGCGCGCTCCAGCGGGAGTGCGACAACAACGCGACGATCTGGAACCGCGAGCGGACCGTCGTCCCGAACGACTTCATCGTCGAGCTGAGCGCCCCCGACTTCGAAAGACTGAGTCCGTACTCGGGCCAGCTCGGCGACGAGCTCTCCGGCATGGTGCGTGACTACGCGAAGCAGCAGCGGTACAGCTTCATGGGGCCCATCAAGGTCCACCTGGAGAAGGCCGAGGACCTCGACACCGGTCTGTACCGCGTGCGCAGCCGCACCCTCGCCTCCAGTTCCTCCCAGGCGCCCGAGCGCGCCCCCGCGGGCCCCGGCGGCCCGGCGGCCCCCGGCCGTGGCGCGGGTGGCGGCGGAGGAGCCGCGGGAGGCTATCCGCAGCCGCCGTCCGGCGCTCCCGGAGGCGCACCTCCCATGCCCGCCGCGCCGCCGCCCGGCGCGGGTCGCCCCGGCGGGCAGTCCCCGGCTCCGAACAGGCCCGCGGGCCCCGGTGCCGGACCACTTCCGGGCGCCCAGGTGCGGCGCTGGATCGAGATCAACGGCAATCGCCATCAGATCTCCCGCCCGACGCTGGTGCTGGGTCGCAGCACCGACGCCGATGTGCGGATCGACGACCCCGGCGTATCCCGTCGGCACTGTGAGATCCGGACCGGAACGCCCTCGACGATCCAGGATCTCGGGTCTACCAACGGCATCGTGGTAGACGGGCAGCACACCACCCGCGCTACGCTCCGCGACGGCTCGCGGATCGTCGTGGGCCAAACCACCATCGTTTACCGGCAAGCCGAAGGGTGA
- a CDS encoding DUF2252 domain-containing protein, which yields MVEHGGRIPGQRGERLPRVRGFAEWPAQGSPKAEGKAVRRRVPRAAHAEFEADGARPDAVAAVEESNRSRLPELAPIRVGRMTASPFAFLRGSAGLMAYDLARTPSTGIGAQICGDAHAANFGLYGDARGGLVIDLNDFDETVHGPWEWDLKRLATSLVLAGREAGAGEDACEEAALDAVGAYRRTMRLLAKLPVLDAWNAIADEQLVSHTDARDLLGTLERVAEKARQNTSARFAAKSTEKVVGADGAEGRRFVEAPPVLRRVPDAEAASVAAALGEYRSTLTEDRLPLLARYAIQDVAFRVVGTGSVGLRSYVVLLLDHRGEPLVLQVKEARPSALLPHLPVAGFKAPETEHEGHRVVLGQKRMQVVSDFLLGWTTVGGRPFQVRQFRNRKGSVDPAELAADQLDDYGRMTGALLARAHAHSADPRLIAGYCGKNDELDEAMARFATAYADRTEADHALLVQAVKEGRVPAESGV from the coding sequence GTGGTGGAGCACGGCGGGAGGATTCCCGGGCAGCGTGGCGAGCGGCTGCCGCGGGTGCGGGGGTTCGCCGAGTGGCCCGCGCAGGGGTCGCCGAAGGCGGAGGGCAAGGCGGTGCGGCGGCGGGTGCCCCGTGCCGCGCACGCGGAGTTCGAGGCGGATGGCGCGCGGCCCGACGCGGTGGCCGCCGTGGAGGAGTCCAACCGCAGTCGGCTCCCCGAGCTCGCGCCGATCCGGGTCGGCAGGATGACGGCGTCGCCGTTCGCCTTCCTGCGGGGGTCCGCGGGCCTCATGGCGTACGACCTCGCGCGTACGCCGTCGACCGGTATCGGCGCGCAGATATGCGGTGACGCGCATGCGGCGAACTTCGGGTTGTACGGGGACGCGCGGGGCGGCCTCGTCATCGATTTGAACGACTTCGACGAGACGGTGCACGGCCCCTGGGAGTGGGACCTCAAGCGGCTTGCGACGTCCCTGGTGCTCGCGGGGCGCGAGGCGGGGGCGGGTGAGGACGCCTGTGAGGAGGCGGCCCTGGACGCCGTCGGGGCCTATCGCCGCACGATGAGGCTGCTCGCGAAGCTGCCGGTCCTCGACGCGTGGAACGCCATCGCGGACGAGCAGCTTGTCTCGCACACGGACGCGCGTGACCTCCTCGGGACCCTGGAGCGGGTCGCCGAGAAAGCGCGGCAGAACACGAGCGCCCGCTTCGCGGCGAAGTCGACCGAGAAGGTCGTGGGCGCGGACGGCGCCGAGGGACGCCGCTTCGTCGAGGCACCGCCCGTGCTGCGGCGCGTGCCGGACGCGGAGGCCGCGTCGGTGGCCGCGGCACTCGGTGAGTACCGGAGCACGCTGACGGAGGACAGGCTGCCGCTCCTCGCGCGGTACGCGATCCAGGACGTGGCGTTCCGCGTCGTCGGTACGGGCAGCGTCGGTCTGCGGTCGTACGTGGTGCTGCTCCTCGACCACCGGGGCGAACCGCTGGTGCTGCAGGTCAAGGAGGCACGGCCGTCAGCGCTGCTGCCGCATCTGCCGGTGGCCGGCTTCAAGGCGCCGGAGACCGAGCACGAAGGGCACAGGGTGGTGCTGGGCCAGAAGCGGATGCAGGTCGTCAGCGACTTCCTGCTCGGGTGGACGACGGTCGGCGGACGGCCTTTCCAGGTACGGCAGTTCAGAAATCGCAAGGGCAGCGTCGACCCGGCCGAGCTGGCCGCGGACCAGCTGGACGACTACGGCCGCATGACCGGCGCCCTGCTGGCCCGCGCCCACGCGCACAGCGCGGACCCGCGCCTCATAGCCGGGTACTGCGGGAAGAACGACGAGCTGGACGAGGCGATGGCGCGGTTCGCGACGGCGTACGCGGACCGTACGGAGGCGGATCACGCGCTGCTGGTGCAGGCGGTGAAGGAGGGGCGTGTGCCGGCGGAGTCGGGGGTGTGA
- a CDS encoding rhodanese-like domain-containing protein — protein MPTVGVDDLTNGDFLLDVREDEEWQAGHAEGALHIPMSEFVARYGELTEAAPQDGKVNVICRSGGRSAQVAMYLGQQGIEAFNVAGGMEAWAASGRPVVDDKGQPGTVV, from the coding sequence GTGCCCACGGTCGGTGTCGACGACCTCACGAATGGCGACTTTCTGCTGGACGTCCGTGAGGACGAGGAGTGGCAGGCGGGCCATGCCGAGGGTGCGCTGCACATCCCGATGAGTGAATTCGTGGCGCGGTACGGCGAGTTGACCGAGGCGGCGCCGCAGGACGGCAAGGTCAACGTCATCTGCCGGTCCGGCGGGCGCTCCGCCCAGGTCGCCATGTACCTGGGGCAGCAGGGCATCGAGGCGTTCAACGTCGCCGGTGGCATGGAGGCGTGGGCGGCCTCGGGACGGCCCGTGGTGGACGACAAGGGCCAGCCCGGCACGGTGGTCTGA
- a CDS encoding acyl-CoA dehydrogenase family protein — MDFTFTEEQQAVVEAAKALFAGVEPDGVPSPALTPGAVADDFDRALWSRLADADLLGVLVDPEHGGVGLDAIALCLVLRESAKVLARVPLLESSAAAFAVQADGGDELKRRVLPAAARGDLVLTVAANGRTGHDPADLAVTAQRDGDSWVLDGLQTAVPWAQNADLVVVPAHTPEGHTVLALVPRPHEGLTVAEQISTSGERLGELRLSAVRIAASDVIEAEGAWDRLRDLLATGTCALALGLGEGVLRMTSDYVSKREQFGHPVATFQAVAVQAADRYIDLRAMEVTLWQAAWRVSTGADGALPTTGDVAVAKIWASDGVRRVVQTAQHLHGGFGADTDYALHRYHAWAKQLELSLGPAAAHEEALGDLLAAHALG; from the coding sequence GTGGACTTCACCTTCACCGAGGAACAGCAGGCCGTGGTCGAGGCGGCGAAGGCACTCTTCGCGGGCGTCGAGCCGGACGGGGTGCCCAGCCCCGCCCTCACACCCGGCGCCGTCGCCGACGACTTCGACCGCGCCCTGTGGTCCCGGCTCGCCGACGCCGACCTGCTGGGCGTGCTCGTCGACCCGGAGCACGGCGGCGTGGGCCTGGACGCCATCGCCCTGTGCCTGGTGCTGCGCGAGTCCGCGAAGGTGCTCGCCCGGGTCCCGCTCCTGGAAAGCAGCGCCGCCGCGTTCGCCGTCCAGGCCGACGGCGGCGACGAGTTGAAACGGAGGGTGCTGCCCGCAGCCGCGCGCGGCGACCTGGTCCTGACGGTCGCCGCCAACGGCCGCACCGGCCACGACCCCGCCGACCTCGCCGTCACCGCCCAGCGCGACGGCGACAGCTGGGTCCTGGACGGACTCCAGACAGCCGTGCCCTGGGCGCAGAACGCGGACCTCGTGGTCGTGCCCGCGCACACCCCGGAAGGCCACACCGTCCTGGCGCTCGTCCCCCGCCCCCACGAAGGCCTGACCGTCGCCGAGCAGATCTCCACCAGCGGCGAACGTCTGGGCGAGCTCCGGCTGTCGGCCGTGCGCATCGCCGCGTCCGACGTCATCGAGGCCGAGGGCGCGTGGGACCGGCTGCGCGACCTGCTCGCCACCGGCACCTGTGCGCTCGCGCTCGGGCTCGGCGAGGGCGTGCTGCGCATGACGAGCGACTACGTCAGCAAGCGCGAGCAGTTCGGCCACCCCGTGGCCACGTTCCAAGCGGTGGCCGTGCAGGCGGCCGACCGCTACATCGACCTGCGCGCGATGGAGGTCACCCTCTGGCAGGCCGCCTGGCGCGTCAGCACCGGCGCGGACGGCGCCCTGCCGACGACGGGAGATGTCGCCGTAGCGAAGATCTGGGCTTCGGACGGCGTACGCAGGGTCGTGCAGACGGCCCAGCACCTGCACGGCGGCTTCGGCGCGGACACCGACTACGCCCTGCACCGCTATCACGCCTGGGCCAAGCAGCTGGAGCTCTCCCTCGGCCCGGCGGCCGCCCACGAAGAGGCTCTGGGCGACCTACTGGCCGCCCACGCACTCGGCTGA
- a CDS encoding 2Fe-2S iron-sulfur cluster-binding protein, which yields MARFHPLRVAAVDRLTDDSVTLTFDVPPPLREEYRFTPGQHLAIRRFADGTEIRRTYSICSTAPPVDAPEEPRFLRVGVRLVEDGAFSTYAFKEVAVGDELEVMTPAGRFTLDPAPGRYAAIVGGSGITPVLSIVTTLLEREPKADFCLIRSDRTAASTMFLEEVADLKDRWPDRFQLVTVLSREEQQAGLGSGRLDEERLSQLLPALLPVSEIEGWFLCGPFGLVQGAGRTLRSLGVPRRRVHEEIFHVDDGGVTAVAAPSTPAPAHSTMTATLDGRSGTWPVQPGETLLETVLRNRADAPYACKGGVCGTCRAFCVSGEVRMDRNFALEPEETEAGYVLACQSRPATDTVELDFDR from the coding sequence ATGGCCCGCTTCCACCCGCTCCGGGTAGCGGCGGTCGACCGGCTCACCGACGACTCCGTGACGCTGACGTTCGACGTGCCGCCGCCGCTCCGCGAGGAGTACCGCTTCACGCCGGGCCAGCACCTCGCCATCCGCCGCTTCGCGGACGGCACGGAGATCCGGCGTACGTACTCGATCTGTTCCACCGCCCCGCCTGTCGACGCCCCGGAGGAGCCCCGGTTCCTGCGCGTCGGGGTGCGCCTCGTCGAGGACGGCGCCTTCTCCACGTACGCCTTCAAGGAAGTCGCCGTCGGCGACGAGCTGGAGGTGATGACGCCGGCCGGACGGTTCACGCTGGACCCGGCCCCCGGACGCTATGCGGCGATCGTCGGCGGGAGCGGCATCACACCGGTGCTGTCCATCGTCACGACGCTCCTGGAGCGGGAGCCGAAGGCGGACTTCTGTCTCATACGCAGCGACCGCACCGCCGCGTCGACGATGTTCCTCGAAGAGGTCGCCGACCTGAAGGACCGCTGGCCCGACCGGTTCCAGCTGGTCACCGTGTTGTCCCGTGAGGAGCAGCAGGCGGGTCTCGGCTCCGGGCGGCTCGACGAGGAGCGCCTCTCCCAGCTCCTGCCGGCGCTGCTGCCGGTGTCGGAGATCGAGGGCTGGTTCCTGTGCGGTCCGTTCGGCCTGGTGCAGGGTGCGGGGCGGACGCTGCGGTCCCTGGGTGTCCCGCGTCGCCGCGTCCACGAAGAGATCTTCCACGTGGACGACGGAGGCGTCACCGCCGTCGCCGCCCCCTCGACGCCTGCGCCCGCGCACAGCACGATGACGGCGACCCTGGACGGCCGCTCGGGCACCTGGCCCGTGCAGCCCGGCGAGACCCTCCTGGAGACAGTGCTGCGCAATCGCGCCGACGCTCCGTACGCCTGCAAGGGCGGGGTGTGCGGCACGTGCCGGGCCTTCTGCGTCTCGGGCGAGGTGCGGATGGACCGCAACTTCGCGTTGGAGCCGGAGGAGACGGAGGCCGGATACGTGCTGGCGTGCCAGTCCCGCCCGGCCACGGACACCGTGGAGCTGGACTTCGACCGCTGA
- the paaD gene encoding 1,2-phenylacetyl-CoA epoxidase subunit PaaD → MVTTAPTALEAELLALAGSVPDPELPVLTLAELGVVRGVRVLAPGKVDVELTPTYTGCPAIEAMSADIEQILHDHGVAEVAVRTVLSPAWSTDDISAEGRRKLAEFGIAPPRSHAADGPVPLSLSIRCPHCGSTDTELLSRFSSTACKALRRCASCREPFDHFKEL, encoded by the coding sequence ATGGTGACGACCGCGCCCACCGCGCTGGAGGCGGAGCTCCTGGCCCTCGCGGGCTCGGTGCCCGACCCCGAGCTGCCCGTGCTGACGCTGGCCGAGCTGGGCGTGGTGCGCGGCGTGCGGGTCCTCGCGCCGGGCAAGGTCGACGTCGAGCTGACCCCCACCTACACGGGCTGCCCTGCGATAGAGGCCATGTCGGCCGACATCGAGCAGATTCTGCACGACCACGGCGTGGCCGAGGTCGCGGTGCGCACCGTGCTCTCCCCCGCCTGGTCGACCGACGACATCAGCGCCGAGGGCCGCCGCAAGCTGGCCGAGTTCGGCATAGCTCCCCCGCGTTCCCACGCGGCCGACGGACCCGTTCCGCTGAGCCTGTCGATCCGCTGCCCGCACTGCGGCTCGACCGACACCGAACTGCTCAGCCGCTTCTCCTCCACGGCCTGCAAGGCACTGCGCCGCTGCGCCTCCTGCCGGGAACCCTTCGACCACTTCAAGGAGTTGTGA
- the paaC gene encoding 1,2-phenylacetyl-CoA epoxidase subunit PaaC codes for MTAPATSPPVSTDAAALPALALGDDALVLSHRLGEWAGHAPVLEEEVALANIALDLLGQARLLLSMAGDEDELAYLREERSFRNLQLVEQPNGDFAHTIARQLYFSTYQTLLYGELASGDGAFAPLAAKAVKEVAYHQDHAEQWTLRLGDGTDESHRRMQAGIDALWRFTGEMFKPVPGLDADWQAIQQRWTASVTSVVERATLTVPQGPQTGAWTAGAGREGLHTESFGRMLAEMQHLHRSHPGASW; via the coding sequence GTGACCGCCCCGGCCACCAGCCCGCCCGTCTCGACCGACGCCGCGGCCCTCCCCGCCCTGGCCCTCGGCGACGACGCGCTGGTGCTCTCCCACCGGCTGGGGGAGTGGGCAGGACACGCCCCCGTCCTCGAAGAGGAGGTCGCCCTGGCGAACATCGCCCTCGACCTGCTCGGCCAGGCCCGCCTCCTGCTCTCCATGGCGGGCGACGAGGACGAGTTGGCGTACCTCCGCGAGGAGCGCTCCTTCCGCAACCTCCAGCTGGTCGAGCAGCCGAACGGCGACTTCGCGCACACCATCGCCCGCCAGCTCTACTTCTCTACCTACCAGACACTGCTGTACGGCGAGTTGGCGTCCGGGGACGGCGCGTTCGCCCCTCTGGCCGCGAAAGCCGTCAAGGAAGTGGCCTACCACCAGGACCACGCCGAGCAGTGGACCCTGCGGCTCGGCGACGGCACGGACGAGAGCCACAGGCGGATGCAGGCGGGCATCGACGCCCTGTGGCGGTTCACCGGTGAGATGTTCAAGCCGGTGCCCGGACTCGACGCCGACTGGCAGGCCATCCAGCAGCGGTGGACCGCGTCGGTGACCTCGGTCGTCGAGCGGGCGACCCTGACCGTGCCGCAGGGCCCGCAGACCGGCGCGTGGACGGCGGGCGCCGGCCGCGAGGGCCTGCACACCGAGTCGTTCGGCCGGATGCTCGCCGAGATGCAGCACCTGCACCGCAGCCACCCGGGGGCGTCATGGTGA
- the paaB gene encoding 1,2-phenylacetyl-CoA epoxidase subunit PaaB, which translates to MSSSTDWPLWEVFVRSRRGLSHTHAGSLHAPDAEMALRNARDLYTRRSEGVSIWVVPSAEITASSPDEKDSFFEPAGDKPYRHPTFYEIPEGVKHL; encoded by the coding sequence ATGAGCAGCTCTACCGACTGGCCGCTGTGGGAGGTGTTCGTCCGCTCCCGCCGCGGGCTCTCCCACACCCACGCGGGCAGCCTGCACGCGCCGGACGCGGAGATGGCCCTGCGCAACGCCCGCGACCTGTACACGCGCAGGAGCGAGGGCGTCTCGATCTGGGTCGTGCCGTCCGCCGAGATCACCGCGTCGTCCCCGGACGAGAAGGACTCCTTCTTCGAACCGGCCGGCGACAAGCCGTACCGCCACCCGACGTTCTACGAAATCCCGGAAGGGGTGAAGCACCTGTGA
- the paaA gene encoding 1,2-phenylacetyl-CoA epoxidase subunit PaaA has protein sequence MATAAAHQAAGTEPDEAAPAADSAARTAEHQAVFDAAVAADERIEPRDWMPDAYRASLVRQIAQHAHSEIIGMQPEANWITRAPSLRRKAILMAKVQDEAGHGLYLYSAAETLGTSRDELLDKLHSGRQKYSSIFNYPTLTWADVGAIGWLVDGAAITNQVPLCRCSYGPYARAMVRVCKEESFHQRQGYESLLALSRGTEAQHAMAQDAVDRWWWPSLMMFGPPDDESSHSEQSMTWKIKRHSNDELRQRFVDICVPQAESLGLTLPDPDLVWNESRGHYDFGAIDWTEFWDVLKGNGPCNDQRITQRRRAHEEGVWVREAAAAYARKQTPPRGTATQHGEATA, from the coding sequence ATGGCGACAGCAGCCGCACACCAGGCGGCGGGCACGGAGCCGGACGAGGCCGCGCCCGCAGCGGACTCAGCCGCGCGCACGGCGGAGCACCAGGCCGTCTTCGACGCGGCGGTCGCCGCCGACGAGCGCATCGAGCCGCGCGACTGGATGCCGGACGCGTATCGCGCGTCCCTCGTGCGCCAGATCGCCCAGCACGCGCACTCCGAGATCATCGGCATGCAGCCCGAGGCCAACTGGATCACGCGCGCCCCCTCCCTGCGGCGCAAGGCGATCCTCATGGCCAAGGTGCAGGACGAGGCCGGCCACGGCCTGTATCTGTACAGCGCGGCGGAGACCCTCGGCACGAGCCGCGACGAACTGCTCGACAAGCTGCACTCCGGCCGCCAGAAGTACTCGTCGATCTTCAACTACCCCACGCTGACCTGGGCGGACGTGGGCGCGATCGGCTGGCTCGTGGACGGCGCGGCGATCACCAACCAGGTCCCCCTGTGCCGGTGTTCGTACGGACCCTATGCGCGGGCGATGGTCCGCGTCTGCAAGGAGGAGTCCTTCCACCAGCGCCAGGGGTACGAGTCGTTGCTCGCCCTCAGCCGCGGCACCGAGGCGCAGCACGCCATGGCGCAGGACGCGGTGGACCGCTGGTGGTGGCCCTCCCTGATGATGTTCGGCCCGCCCGACGACGAGTCCTCGCACTCCGAGCAGTCGATGACGTGGAAGATCAAGCGCCACTCGAACGACGAGCTGCGCCAGCGCTTCGTGGACATCTGCGTCCCCCAGGCGGAATCCCTCGGCCTGACGCTCCCCGACCCGGACCTGGTGTGGAACGAGTCCCGGGGGCACTACGACTTCGGTGCCATCGACTGGACCGAGTTCTGGGACGTCCTCAAGGGCAACGGTCCCTGCAACGACCAGCGCATAACCCAGCGCCGCCGCGCCCACGAGGAGGGCGTCTGGGTCCGCGAGGCAGCCGCTGCGTACGCGCGCAAGCAGACGCCCCCGCGGGGCACGGCAACACAGCACGGAGAGGCGACAGCATGA
- a CDS encoding DUF5819 family protein: MDRNDEGSGAGPGESVGAEAGGPEAERPGRVGIAGLRLGYQIAAACALAVVAAAACVHVAMLFLHVAPSNTLTKQHGDVVDEWIYPEFEQNWKLFAPNPLQQNVAVQARAELRTADGGVRTTDWYGLSAEDGAAIDGSLLPSHTQQNELRRAWDFYVGSHDSQNRPVGVRGQLSERYVRRIAYMRLEREEPGRKGDEIARVQLRSKTTNVRPPKWSDEKVSLKPAYRVLPWWTVEPDDLPLAEGAAR; the protein is encoded by the coding sequence ATGGACCGGAACGACGAGGGCTCCGGTGCGGGGCCCGGTGAGTCTGTCGGGGCCGAAGCAGGGGGCCCGGAGGCCGAGCGGCCGGGCCGGGTCGGGATCGCCGGGCTCAGGCTCGGGTACCAGATCGCTGCCGCGTGCGCCCTGGCCGTCGTCGCCGCGGCCGCCTGCGTCCACGTCGCCATGCTGTTCCTGCACGTCGCGCCCTCGAACACGCTGACCAAGCAGCACGGGGACGTGGTCGACGAATGGATCTACCCCGAGTTCGAGCAGAACTGGAAGCTCTTCGCGCCCAACCCGCTCCAGCAGAACGTCGCGGTGCAGGCCCGTGCGGAGCTCCGCACGGCTGACGGGGGCGTGCGCACCACCGACTGGTACGGCCTCTCCGCGGAGGACGGCGCCGCCATCGACGGGAGCCTGCTGCCCAGCCACACGCAGCAAAATGAACTCCGCCGCGCCTGGGACTTCTACGTGGGCTCGCACGACTCGCAGAATCGTCCCGTCGGCGTGCGGGGCCAGCTTTCCGAGCGCTACGTCCGCCGCATCGCGTACATGCGCCTCGAGCGCGAGGAGCCGGGGCGCAAGGGAGACGAGATCGCGCGCGTGCAGCTGCGCTCGAAGACGACCAATGTGCGGCCGCCGAAGTGGAGCGACGAGAAGGTTTCCCTCAAGCCTGCCTACCGGGTGCTCCCGTGGTGGACGGTGGAGCCGGACGACCTGCCGCTGGCGGAGGGTGCTGCCCGATGA